The following is a genomic window from Niabella soli DSM 19437.
GATCCACCCGCCCTTTATCCAACACATCCTGTTGCAACCGGAATACATGCGGCAGGCTGCCCAAAGAAGGGATGCCTGCATTGATAAAAGTAAAATGAACATCAGGGTAGCGCTGTGCCAACCAGGTACATACCCGGTCACGCCAGCCCGTCATATTGGTAATAGAGCCTCCTAAAAACGCCACAGTAACCGCTTGTTTTTTCCGGATCCGCTCCAGCACATTATTCAAATTTCCGAACCGTTGTATAAACCGCTCTTCCGGCAGTGGATCTTTCACCGGGATGCAGTTAGCATACATAAAAGCGGCTAATTTTTCCGGTTGTTCAATGGTGAAATGATGCCCGCTCAATTCCTGTGGCCCTCTTGTCATGGGAACCACCCTGGCCGGACCTCCATTACTGATATAATTTTGAACAAGGAGGCCCGTATTTTCAGTGTAAGGAACAATGCTGTCTTTTAAGCCGATCACATGCAGGATGGGCACCTTGTATGCCGCTAACGTTTCCAGGTTATCCTTTGGCTGATCTTTATACTCCCAAGCCTGCGCTTCTGTAATGCCGAAAACTTTTAATAGTTTTTCCCAGTCGGCCTTTGATCCTTTGCCTTTTCCCTTACCGGCCGGCCAACTGGTAAAATCACAAACAGGCGCTTCTGCATAGATACAGCTTACTTTGGAGGGGTTTCTTTTGGCCCAGGCATAGGCATACAGTCCGCCCCTGCTAACCGCTTCCAATGCAGGTTTTGGGGCAAATTGTTTCTTCGTGGTAAGGTATTTATAAAGATCGTCCCATACATTTACGGCGGTGTAATGACCAAACAGATCCGGCGCTTTTACATACGCAATATAAAAGCCGCGCTCCAGCAATATACTGTCCATATCCGTATGCCAGTCGGGAAAATAGGCCCGCCATACCCAGGGGTTACCTGCGGCAGGTTTTGCAGGCGCTACATACCAGGCATTATGGCCGTTTATTGCAAAACTGTGTTTGTTGAATTTTTTCCAACGGGTATCTTTTTCATTTGTGATTGTTTGCGCGCTGCAACGGAAGGCAGTTGCCAACACCAACGAAAACAAAAATCCTATTGCTATTTTTATTTGCTTCTTCACTTTATGATTCTGTTCAATTAAACACTAAAATAATTTTGGCGACAACCGGGCTCCCGCTATTCCTTTCGGCACCAGCATAAAATGATCGTTCTGTGCAGTATTAAATACAAGCACTGTTTCCTTTGATTCCTGCAGCAGCGCTCCATTTTTATAAATACGCACCAGCCTCCCGCTCCATGGGTTACGTACCCGGCACGCTGCTCCTGCATTTGATCTTATGGCAACAAATTCAACTTCCCGGTTTTTGAGTGAAGCCGTTGTCAAAAAATTACCGCGGCACAATAGCGTAAACTGAGCATTCCATTCTTTGGGCCACGCGGCAAACACCTCAATAACCGGGTCCGCCCCCGGACCCGGAGGAGCGCTCTGGCAAAGACTTTGCTGCAAGGCATCGGCCATCCTTCCAATGCGCTGAATATTGGTGGTAAAAAAGCCTTCGCTCAGATCCATCCGGTTTTCCATTACATGGATGCGCCCATTTCCCTTTAACATATTTGGCAGCAGGTATTTGATCGCATCTGCGCGGCCCAGCACCGCTGCGGCTGCGGGTATTTTGGACAATATATGCGGGAACGTAGCTGCGGCATTACGCTCCTTAAAATAGGCATCAAATGTATTATTGGCAATACGTACCAGATCCCGGTTTCCGCCTTTATTACACAGGTCAAAAAACCACACCGGCATGGTATTCCCGTCCGGTAAACGTTGCCCAAAGCCTCTTACCTGACTTATGGATCTTTTGGCACCCACCCAAACCTCCGGCTGTTGCCGCATACCCGGGTAATCTTTTGAAGAAGGCAATGGCGACAAATGGTTGAACACCTCCTTCCAGATGGAACGCAGATCTGCATCGACATTTAATAGTTCTGATGCTTTTATAGCGGCGGGGAATATTCCCATCATGGCCGAAATTTCTTCCACAGGGTTTTCCGCATCCCAGATAGACTCATTATCATTTACATGCTGAATAAAGTAGTTACCATCTTTTCCTTTCCTGAAATTGGGAAAATTGCGATAAAATTCGGCAATACCTTTTAAAAGCGGATAGGCCAGATCGCGCAGCCATTCCCGGTCCTGCGTATATTCATAGCGCTGCCAGTACTGGTAAGCGATCTTTGCACCTCTTGAAAAAATATGATTGACCGGACCAAAAGGCCCATCGCCCCTGTCAATATACTCCCAGCGCCCATTTTTCCACTGACCGGTAAACTTCCAGTTCCAGCGGGATAAAAAAGGTTGTTTGGTAAAGGCGTAATTCATAAAGGATGCAGAACGATTGGCCCAGGGCTTTTTCAACAAATACAATTCACGCATCTCCGATGCAATGGAATCGGGCAGTGCGGGTACCCCATCAAAACCGACGGTTTCCGGTATATATACCCCTTTGGATCCCCATTGTTGTTCTGCTGCTTTTTGAAACGAAGGGATCGCGGCGGTATACATATGAAACATTGGATCCATTAATTCCAGGTGATTTGTTGGGAATAATGCCTCATAATAACAACTTTGATTAGCACCCCAGAAAGCGCCACCCCACTGGCGCGCATCTCCACCGGTAGTCCAGAGCATCCCGTTGAACTTAACAGGATACGCGCCCCTTGAACTGGACGCCATTACGTATAAAAAATAAGTATAGTTCTTTTCTATTTCGCCGGCAACGCCGTCTGCACCGGATAACTGTATAAAGGACTGTGCCCAGAACGCCGCCCACCATTTTTTATTAGACTTGTATAGCGGCTCAAACCCCTTCTGCATCGCTGCTTCCAGTTTGAGAATAGCCGCTGCCGCTATATCTTCTGTAGCATCAAAAGAAGCAGCGCTGGCAATAAAAACAGCAGATGTGTTTGTTCCATTTGTTTTTTTCAGTTGCACGGTAAGATCGTTAGTGATCTCGGCGAAGGTGTTGCCCGATAGCCCGATAGCAACCGCTGAGCTACAATAATATTCTTTTTCTTTAAACACCTGGGTTAGGACAATGTAGCGGCCTTTTATTTCCACTTTTGACCGGGCAGCATGATCTCCCCGCAGGGTCACCGGCATCCGCAGCATCCGCAGCTTCACTGCCAGTGCCGCATTTGTTTTTCTTTGATCATTGACCTGCACCGCCATAACATCCTGCTCGTTCCAGGCAATAATTTTTGCCGTTACCAACTGACCCTGCACGGCGGAAACGGCATCATAACAGGAGAGCTCTTGTTTAAAGCTAGCGCCGTTGAATACCGGCTGTTCAAAATCAAGATCCACAAAACCCGCGCCACCGCAATAATCCGTATTGCGCTGGTAAAAATTATCTGTTGCGGAATTGTTCCCAAAAATATCCACCCGGTTGATCTGCATTCTTATCTGAGAAGGCGTGGTCCATACAAGACTTCCCATACGCCCGTTGCCAATGGGTTGCCCCGCCTCACTACGGGAGGCTGGTTTGTTGTATATAAGATCGGCACGGCTAACCAACTGTTTATAGTCTGGTGTACGAAGTACCGGAACAGGTTGCCCTTTTACCGGTTGTTCGACCAGTAGAAAATAAATACTTAATATTAGCAGGCCCTTTATCTTTCCCATGATCCACTGCTCAATTTTCCATTTTATCTGATGAAGGGTACAAAGAAGATTATTTTTCAGTATACCCAATATGCTGCAACGCTGTATTACCGAGGCGCTCCTTCAACTGCTCCAGGTAAAGGCTTTTTGGGGTAACCGGATGACCATGAGCATCGTAAACACCTTCTGCCAAAAGCGGCGCTTTATTAAAGGGCATGGCATTTTTTCTGCGCGTTCCAACCGAACCAATCACCCAGTTAAAAGCGCCTGGCGGCTGCTGGTTCAAATAGGAATGTGCTTTACAATTCCAGGCAACGGCCCAGCCAATAGCCCACCCGTGTCCGGAGCCCATTTCTCCGCGGTTCATAAAATCAATACCTCCATCCGGCACCGTGCAACCATCTATTAAAAGCCCCGTTGCCCAACGCTGGTGAGGTTGAATCCATCCATTGCCTTTAAAGGTACAATTCAAAAGCACAATTGGTCCGCTTACTTTTGCGCCCGTTGCCAGGAAAAACACATTATCGCCCTGGATGGTGCACCGGTTAAAGAACAACTGGGCGCCATCCGCTGCCAGGTCCGCAGGTTTGGCGGCCCCGATCGTTGGTACTGTATGCAGTATCTGCACCGCATCAACTGTAATTCTTTTTCCTGAAATCCCGATACTGTTAACAGTATTCCGGATCTGCACATTCCGGATCCAGCCGTCGGTAAGCCCGCGCGTGCGGATGGCCGAATGATGCCCCTGGCTGATCGTCACCGATTGTTCCGGCGCTTCAATCTGCAGGTCTTCGATCCCAGCATTTTGCAGTCCTCCGCTTTTTATTATTTTCTGAAGGATGGCTCCTGGTTTTATAAAAGCCGCATCATAATTATCTGTAAAAGGGACATCGACGGTTATGGTATTCCCGTTTATTGCCTTTATGGTTCGTTCTACGGAAAGCTCGCCGGTGATCCAGGTTTGCTTTTTCTTATTACGCACCAGTGTGTCCATGCCCATAAAATGCACCCATTCCTGCGTTATGGGTTTCGAGATCATCACTATATCCCCTGCTTTAAAACCCCGGGCATCCGAAACGGTTAAAACATTCGCTCCCGACGGGATATAGGTATCTGTAACTGCTATCCCGGCGCCTTCCGGTTTAGTCTGGACAGGAGCTTCCAACCTGATGCCCACATGCGGCGGACCCGTCATCAAAATTTTTGAGCCGGCGCCGCTGCCTCTTAGCACCACCCCGCTGTTTTTAATAATAACCGGCTGTGCACAGGGAAACGAACCGGGAGCTAAAACCACCGCTCCCCGGAAACCATTTTTTAGGGGCAAATTG
Proteins encoded in this region:
- a CDS encoding glycosyl hydrolase family 95 catalytic domain-containing protein; this encodes MGKIKGLLILSIYFLLVEQPVKGQPVPVLRTPDYKQLVSRADLIYNKPASRSEAGQPIGNGRMGSLVWTTPSQIRMQINRVDIFGNNSATDNFYQRNTDYCGGAGFVDLDFEQPVFNGASFKQELSCYDAVSAVQGQLVTAKIIAWNEQDVMAVQVNDQRKTNAALAVKLRMLRMPVTLRGDHAARSKVEIKGRYIVLTQVFKEKEYYCSSAVAIGLSGNTFAEITNDLTVQLKKTNGTNTSAVFIASAASFDATEDIAAAAILKLEAAMQKGFEPLYKSNKKWWAAFWAQSFIQLSGADGVAGEIEKNYTYFLYVMASSSRGAYPVKFNGMLWTTGGDARQWGGAFWGANQSCYYEALFPTNHLELMDPMFHMYTAAIPSFQKAAEQQWGSKGVYIPETVGFDGVPALPDSIASEMRELYLLKKPWANRSASFMNYAFTKQPFLSRWNWKFTGQWKNGRWEYIDRGDGPFGPVNHIFSRGAKIAYQYWQRYEYTQDREWLRDLAYPLLKGIAEFYRNFPNFRKGKDGNYFIQHVNDNESIWDAENPVEEISAMMGIFPAAIKASELLNVDADLRSIWKEVFNHLSPLPSSKDYPGMRQQPEVWVGAKRSISQVRGFGQRLPDGNTMPVWFFDLCNKGGNRDLVRIANNTFDAYFKERNAAATFPHILSKIPAAAAVLGRADAIKYLLPNMLKGNGRIHVMENRMDLSEGFFTTNIQRIGRMADALQQSLCQSAPPGPGADPVIEVFAAWPKEWNAQFTLLCRGNFLTTASLKNREVEFVAIRSNAGAACRVRNPWSGRLVRIYKNGALLQESKETVLVFNTAQNDHFMLVPKGIAGARLSPKLF
- a CDS encoding SGNH/GDSL hydrolase family protein, with amino-acid sequence MKKQIKIAIGFLFSLVLATAFRCSAQTITNEKDTRWKKFNKHSFAINGHNAWYVAPAKPAAGNPWVWRAYFPDWHTDMDSILLERGFYIAYVKAPDLFGHYTAVNVWDDLYKYLTTKKQFAPKPALEAVSRGGLYAYAWAKRNPSKVSCIYAEAPVCDFTSWPAGKGKGKGSKADWEKLLKVFGITEAQAWEYKDQPKDNLETLAAYKVPILHVIGLKDSIVPYTENTGLLVQNYISNGGPARVVPMTRGPQELSGHHFTIEQPEKLAAFMYANCIPVKDPLPEERFIQRFGNLNNVLERIRKKQAVTVAFLGGSITNMTGWRDRVCTWLAQRYPDVHFTFINAGIPSLGSLPHVFRLQQDVLDKGRVDLLFIESAVNDYVNGTPAVTQQRALEGIIRHALAANPYMNMVLMGFADEFKLADYAAGKIPGEIQLHERLARYYQLPFINLAKEVYERIQNKEFTWEGDFKNLHPSPFGQALYAQAIETLLDKAFDKNETSGPVKTVLPKILDTKSYRTGAYISVEKAALKKGFILDPSWRPKDGVHTRPGFVNLPVLEGIAPGATLELPFSGTAIGIAVLSGPDAGMIRYSIDGKEWKKIELYTQWSNGLHLPWYVLLGDGLSKGTHRLSIVIADEKNVGSKGNAVRIVHFLVNR